A region of the Geomonas subterranea genome:
CGGGATCGGGCTTCCTGGTCCTGGGGATCCCGGTCGGCAGTTCACCCAGGAGGCGGGCCGCCTGCTCCACCATCTGGTCGTGATCGACGTTGCCGGCCACGCTCACGATGGTGGCGTTGGTCAGGTAGTTGGTCAGCTTGTGATCCATCAGGCGCTGCCGCGAGATGGCACCGATGGTTTCGGCGGTCCCGAGGATCGGCGTCCCTAGCGGGTGCCCGCGCCAGAACCCCTGGTGGAACTGGTTGTAGATGAACCTGCCTGGGTTGTCCTGGTTCATCAGGATTTCCTGCAGCACCACGCCGCGCTCCTTCTCCACCTCATCTTCGGGGAGGGAGGAGTGGACGAACATGTCGGCCAGGATCTCGAAGGTGGCAGGGATGATGGAGGCAAGCGCAACGGCGTAGTAGAAGACCTCCTCCTGGCTGGTGTATGCGTTGGCCCGGGCGCCGATGCTGTTGAACTCGTCGGTGATCTGGTCGGCGGTGCGGGTCGGTGTCCCCTTGAACAGGAGGTGCTCGATGAAGTGGGAGGCGCCGCCGGTCTCCGGCTCCTCGTTCCTGGTGCTGCTGTCGATGCGGATGCCGATGGCGGCGCTTTGCATCCCCGGGATCTGCTGGCTCACCACCCTCACCCCGTTAGGGAGCGTGGTGAGGCGGAGTTTAGGCGGAGTCGACGAAGTAAACATATAAGCTCCTTAAAGCTGTGGAATCGTTTTGATTTGGCTGTCAGGAATTATAACACGCCGCCTTGAGGAAAACAGTCAGGTAAAAAATACGCCTGCCGGTGCTCCGGCAGGCGTACGGTCGCGGTGGGAAGGGAATGAAGGCTTACTTGAAGTCGGCGTAGCGGGAGAGGACGAAGCCCCTGTCCTTCGCGTCCTTGTCGTGGCAGCTGAAGCAGTCACGCTTGCCGTCCAGGCCGGAGGGCTTGCCGTCCGGGGTGAAACCGACGAAACGCCACCCCCCGGTCTCCTGTTGCTTCTTGTCCCTTTGCATCATCACGATCATGGTCTTCTTGCCCGGCACCTGCTTGCCCCCCTCCTCCTTGATGGAGTAGTTGACGGCGACGAAGCGGCTGCCGTCGGGATAGGTGGCGCCGCCGGACTTGTAGGTCGGCATGGCCTTCTTGTTCACGTAGATGTAGTGGATGCCGTAAAACATCGATTTCTTGTCGGTGATGACCCTGGCCTTGCTCTTTTCCCAGCTCTCGTAGTTTCTG
Encoded here:
- a CDS encoding M16 family metallopeptidase, whose amino-acid sequence is MFTSSTPPKLRLTTLPNGVRVVSQQIPGMQSAAIGIRIDSSTRNEEPETGGASHFIEHLLFKGTPTRTADQITDEFNSIGARANAYTSQEEVFYYAVALASIIPATFEILADMFVHSSLPEDEVEKERGVVLQEILMNQDNPGRFIYNQFHQGFWRGHPLGTPILGTAETIGAISRQRLMDHKLTNYLTNATIVSVAGNVDHDQMVEQAARLLGELPTGIPRTRKPDPDYRVSIGQNVHYQRAMEQTHFYMGYPLPPAGNEHRHKLAVFNQVLGSGMNSRLFREVRERRSLAYTVYSMMSSYTDSAGLMIYAGTGPERAQEAVDVCHGEVLRFCDELVTEDVLMAAKEQIRCARLMALDDCETQVRRISNTTSLLGAPEPIEQSLEAIAAVTAEEVRDVARLLFRDVVPRVESVGPGDGPGLPR
- a CDS encoding cytochrome P460 family protein, with the translated sequence MKKVFSILSLAAVLGAAGAACAADQGSLPRNYESWEKSKARVITDKKSMFYGIHYIYVNKKAMPTYKSGGATYPDGSRFVAVNYSIKEEGGKQVPGKKTMIVMMQRDKKQQETGGWRFVGFTPDGKPSGLDGKRDCFSCHDKDAKDRGFVLSRYADFK